In Oreochromis niloticus isolate F11D_XX linkage group LG18, O_niloticus_UMD_NMBU, whole genome shotgun sequence, one genomic interval encodes:
- the LOC100697207 gene encoding DET1- and DDB1-associated protein 1, with amino-acid sequence MEKRDFLKGLPVYNKNNFSRFHADSVCKASNRRPSVYLPTRDYPSEQIIVTEKTNILLRYLHQQWDKKNAAKKREQEQTEGENTAPPRKIARTDNREPNEAS; translated from the exons ATGGAGAAG AGAGACTTCCTGAAAGGACTGCCCGtctacaacaaaaacaacttcaGCAGGTTCCATGCAGACTCTGTGTGCAAAGCCTCA aacCGTCGACCATCTGTTTATCTTCCAACTCGGGATTATCCCTCAGAGCAGA TCATAGTCACAGAGAAGACAAACATCTTATTACGATATCTACATCAACAGTGGGATAAAAAG AATGCGGCAAAAAAGCGAGAACAGGAACAAACAGAAGGGGAGAACACGGCACCTCCACGAAAAATTGCAAGAACAGACAACAGAGAGCCAAATGAAGCTTCATAA
- the mrpl34 gene encoding large ribosomal subunit protein bL34m: MNIMLSSFSRLRGLTHVRSIPTGHLTGASYLRSFSSWIGPGAAARPQVFKASDTISSQAEGSGVFQQVPWQYQQVRTRKRGTEYQPKNIKRKRTHGWIKRISSQGGIEVILRRMLKGRKSLSH; the protein is encoded by the exons ATGAACATTATGCTGTCCTCATTTTCCCGACTGCGTGGTCTAACTCACGTGCGTAG CATCCCCACAGGACACCTAACTGGAGCCTCTTACCTTAGATCATTCAGCAGCTGGATTGGTCCCGGAGCAGCTGCTAGACCACAGGTTTTCAAAGCTTCAGATACAATTTCTTCACAAGCTGAAGGTTCAGGAGTGTTTCAGCAGGTTCCCTGGCAGTACCAGCAGGTACGGACCCGGAAAAGAGGCACAGAGTATCAGCCCAAGAACATCAAACGAAAAAGAACCCACGGCTGGATCAAAAGGATCAGCTCACAAGGAGGCATCGAAGTGATTCTGCGGCGGATGTTGAAAGGACGGAAATCGCTCTCACACTGA